One segment of Cryptococcus neoformans var. grubii H99 chromosome 2, complete sequence DNA contains the following:
- a CDS encoding crossover junction endonuclease MUS81, whose amino-acid sequence MPPRKKCGNPLFLQWMEEIRDAAREKGSKSAETYSKACRSLEFCPVTYDRPRDLAILAHIGEKTIAQLENRWIEYRKSNDLDVPAEPERLSASEPKRKDKGKGRAAPGDDLAMPGASQETAKKTRKTTAKAYIPTQGSGAYGILLALILAIDRPEVTTQVFLTKSEIIRTAQEYCNTSFEHSEKGTYLTAWSGMKTLVNKGYVYVTGNPHKHCLTEEGYDVALAIRNLRPEFSHMKKHPFSHAPAPGTSNRVTELPRNRAITALDLYNGPSIVPSTLSTEYVPPANAHSSPASRLASFDAVASKLTAGERFNFWYITPSGSRTPLMTSAHLRLDPEQFVNLRRIEFKYSQRNHPFAAQLRLMDDPTTAKLRDKSGVPTLYAYLIEADAPPKCSMFDTESSQSRAKASGKDNVSNVGSSPLGSSPAPISRSRRNDSSASLSDGGSRLSASAGKPTDPFYFDVRTLALQKKSSVPSNSASTSQSASRSIPSSRPVSNSGPSAYQNPYDTILGQNPSMPPVSTLSRTITAPAGTSSQPRTSSLSTLNIGSSFSVPSIPNRSYSSAAVLPSRPVVPRMGPRLSNHVPNPIPVPEHFGDTIIPPSNLHPKSLPPFTISNAIIFPPGSYDIILIIDTREVESSKTKNRDKIAETLEAKGIRVETRALRLGDMCWVARRKDGLGGEEDECVLDYVVERKRLDDLVNSIKDGRYTEQCFRLSNACLSNVYYIVEDWQVSERMEQSGLAIMTVKSQVQIHNRFFLKETHTLNETIDFLATMTRVIVTSHRTKALHVIPTRFLSRPSFKPLQDDLQLKHPNIKFHTSFVAYQELNDKSASQTLKEKFAKMMMCVKGMSAEKVSALLDEWDTPRAMWEDMKERDRQPDDPEPPGQTRSKKRKMGKGSFFAERVQGEARRKIGDALSESFWTALMG is encoded by the exons ATGCCTCCTCGCAAAAAATGTGGCAATCCGCTATTTCTCCAGtggatggaag AGATCCGTGACGCTGCGCGCGAAAAAGGATCCAAGTCTGCTGAAACTTATTCCAAAGCTTGTCGCTCTCTTGAATTTTGTCCTGTCACCTATGATCGACCTCGCGATCTTGCCATCTTGGCCCACATCGGAGAAAAGACAATAGCACAACTGGAAAATAGGTGGATAGAATATCGGAAGAGCAATGATTTGGATGTACCGGCAGAGCCAGAGA GACTTTCTGCATCAGAGCCTaaaagaaaagacaaaggaaAGGGTCGTGCAGCCCCAGGTGATGATCTTGCAATGCCCGGCGCCTCCCAAGAGACCGCAAAGAAAACTCGTAAAACCACCGCGAAAGCTTACATTCCTACCCAAGGCTCCGGCGCTTACGGTATTCTGTTGGCTCTCATCCTTGCGATTGACAGACCCGAAGTCACAACTCAGGTCTTCCTGACAAAATCTGAGATTATTCGCACCGCCCAAGAATATTGTAACACGTCGTTCGAACACTCGGAGAAGGGAACATACTTAACTGCTTGGAGTGGAATGAAAACTTTAGTGAACAAAGGCTATGTCTATGTAACGGGGAATCCTCATAAGCATTGCTTGACGGAGGAAGGATA CGATGTGGCCCTGGCCATCAGGAATCTGAGGCCAGAGTTTTCCCATATGAAGAAGCATCCATTTTCGCATGCCCCTGCTCCTGGGACGTCAAACAGAGTGACAGAACTCCCCAGAAATCGCGCAATAACGGCGTTAGATCTATATAACGGGCCTTCTATTGTTCCTTCCACCCTCTCCACAGAATATGTCCCTCCCGCCAATGCTCATTCTTCGCCAGCTTCCCGACTTGCATCTTTTGATGCTGTGGCATCCAAACTGACTGCAGGGGAAAGATTTAATTTTTGGTACATTACGCCTTCCGGTTCACGAACCCCTCTCATGACATCTGCCCATCTTCGCCTTGACCCCGAGCAATTCGTCAACCTTCGTCGTATCGAGTTCAAATACTCGCAGCGCAACCACCCATTTGCTGCGCAGCTGCGACTGATGGATGATCCTACTACTGCAAAATTGAGGGACAAAAGTGGTGTGCCTACATTGTATGCGTACCTTATCGAAGCCGATGCTCCACCCAAATGTAGCATGTTTGATACGGAAAGCAGTCAAAGCAGGGCAAAAGCAAGCGGGAAAGACAATGTGAGCAATGTAGGCAGCAGTCCGTTGGGCAGTAGCCCAGCTCCCAtctcaagatcaaggaggaaCGACTCTTCTGCTAGCCTTTCTGATGGTGGGTCTCGACTGTCTGCATCGGCAGGCAAACCGACAGACCCTTTCTACTTTGATGTTCGCACTTTGGCCCTTCAAAAGAAATCGTCTGTGCCTTCCAACAGTGCTTCAACTTCCCAGTCTGCGAGCAGATCAATTCCTTCATCACGTCCTGTTTCCAACTCGGGACCATCCGCCTATCAGAATCCATACGATACTATACTCGGTCAAAATCCTTCTATGCCTCCGGTATCTACATTGTCGCGGACCATTACCGCCCCTGCCGGCACATCATCCCAGCCGCGAacatcttccctttctACCCTCAACATTGGCTCAAGTTTCTCTGTGCCTAGCATTCCCAATCGTTCATATTCTTCTGCTGCGGTTTTACCCTCTCGTCCAGTCGTTCCAAGGATGGGACCGCGTCTTTCTAACCATGTACCCAATCCAATCCCGGTACCCGAGCATTTTGGTGACACTATCATCCCACCATCAAATTTGCATCCCAAATCACTTCCTCCATTTACCATTTCTAATGCCATCATTTTCCCGCCAGGGTCATACGATATTATCCTTATCATTGATACCCGTGAAGTCGAGTCCTCAAAAACGAAAAACAGGGACAAAATCGCGGAGACGCTGGAAGCAAAAGGTATCAGAGTTGAGACCAGGGCTTTGCGATTGGGTGACATGTGCTGGGTTGCcaggaggaaagatgggCTGGGTGGCGAAGAGGACGAATGTGTGTTAGATTATGTGGtagaaaggaagagattggaTGATTTGGTCAACTCAAtcaaagatggaagatatACTGAGCAATGT TTCCGATTGTCTAACGCATGTCTGAGCAATGTCTATTACATCGTTGAAGATTGGCAAGTGAGCGAAAGAATGGAACAGAGTGGTCTTGCCATCATGACCGTCAAGTCTCAAGTTCAGATCCACAATCGGTTCTTCCTCAAAGAGACACATACCCTGAATGAAACTATTGACTTTCTCGCAACCATGACCAGAGTCATTGTCACTTCACATCGCACCAAAGCGTTACATGTTATCCCTACTCGTTTCCTTTCTCGACCTTCATTCAAACCCCTTCAGGATGATCTGCAGCTCAAACACCCGAATATCAAGTTCCACACTTCCTTTGTCGCTTATCAAGAACTGAATGACAAGTCGGCGAGTCAGACGTTGAAGGAAAAGTTTgcaaagatgatgatgtgtGTAAAGGGCATGAGCGCCGAGAAAGTATCTGCGTTGCTTGATGAATGGGATACGCCGCGGGCCATGTGGGAGGAtatgaaggaaagagatcGACAGCCAGATGATCCGGAGCCCCCTGGACAAACTAGGAgtaagaagaggaaaatggGGAAGGGCTCATTCTTTGCAGAAAGAGTGCAGGGGGAGGCGAGGCGAAAGATTGGTGACGCTTTGAGTGAAAGT TTTTGGACTGCCTTGATGGGATAG
- a CDS encoding nit protein 1 gives MFFSIRSSLSKNILGQSPRLRIISLSVIPSRIRKMSSQAATSSATVAVCQLRSTEDPVHNLKISEKVIRSAVAAGAKACFLPEASDFINPSKTESRKFSLPLPKHEYTIGLQTLAKELGIVISVGVHEGPEDESEERVYNTHVLIGKDGGILATYRKIHLFDVELSKPPAPDGTPRPPQRTGESERILAGQAVTPPVEVEGIGKIGLEICYDIRFSELSIILTRLGAEVLLFPSAFTVKTGRDHWGTLCRATAIQYQSYLIASAQYGAHNSTRTSWGETLAFDPWGRQLGRLRSVDDTPPPKEGEGDKDVEKLYEDSGEFFLCEIDGTKVKETRGQIPLAIQKRSDVYGVVGKDA, from the exons AtgttcttctccattcgctcctctctctccaaaaACATACTCGGTCAAAGCCCTCGCCTTCGTATCATCTCATTATCGGTAATACCATCACGCATCCGCAAAATGAGTTCCCAAGCAGCAACATCGTCAGCAACCGTAGCAGTCTGCCAGCTTCGCTCTACGGAAGACCCTGTACATAACCTTAAGATCTCGGAAAAAGTGATTAGAAGCGCCGTCGCAGCAGGTGCTAAAGCTTGTTTCTTGCCTGAAGCATCGGATTTTATCAACCCGTCCAAGACCGAGTCACGCAAGTTTTCGCTCCCACTACCAAAACATGAATATACCATTGGATTGCAAACACTGGCAAAAGAGCTGGGCATAGTCATTTCTGTGGGGGTACATGAAGGGccagaagacgagagtgaaGAACGAGTGTATAATACTCATGTGTTGATTGGGAAGGACGGTGGTATTCTTGCTACCTACAGAAAA ATTCATCTGTTTGATGTTGAGTTATCAAAACCTCCTGCGCCTGACGGCACCCCTCGCCCACCGCAGCGCACGGGCGAGTCCGAACGTATTCTTGCTGGACAAGCTGTCACGCCTCCCGTAGAGGTAGAGGGTATTGGAAAGATTGGATTGGAAATCTGCTACGATATCAGGTTCTCCGAATTATCCATCATCTTGACCAGGTTGGGAGCAGAAGTGCTCTTGTTCCCTTCAGCATTTACTGTTAAAACGGGACGTGATCACTGGGGAACCCTCTGT CGTGCGACAGCTATCCAATACCAATCGTATCTCATCGCCTCAGCTCAATATGGAGCTCACAACTCTACGCGTACATCATGGGGTGAAACTCTTGCCTTCGACCCATGGGGCCGTCAGCTCGGCCGTCTCCGAAGTGTAGACGACACCCCCCCTCCCAAAGAGGGCGAAGGTGACAAGGACGTGGAGAAACTTTATGAGGACAGCGGTgaattcttcctctgcgaAATAGACGGCACTAAAGTAAAGGAGACGAGGGGACAAATTCCGTTGGCGATCCAGAAGAGATCAGATGTTTATGGGGTTGTGGGCAAGGACGCTTAG
- a CDS encoding mitochondrial inner membrane protease subunit 2, whose translation MASARYFFKHQALRDAARILAWVPVGVFFTRHVYSLATVTGGSMQPTFNPDLATNPLHNDVVLLERWSPAMNKYKRGDVVTLWSPQNPQLLTTKRIVALEGDLVHPLPPSPPTPVRIPPGHCWVEGDSKYQTRDSNTYGPIPLGLVTARVSHIIWPWARAGEVQSGQGKSKGRVKKLADSFI comes from the exons ATGGCTAGCGCGAGGTACTTTTTCAAACATCAGGCGCTGAGAGACGCAGC CCGGATATTGGCGTGGGTACCCGTAGGAGTCTTCTTCACGAGACATGTGTATTCCCTAGCTACTGTAACTGGTGGCAGTATGCAA CCGACATTTAACCCTGATTTGGCGACTAATCCATTACACAACGATGTTGTTCTTTTGGAAAGATGGTCTCCAGCAATGAACAAGTACAAGAGGGGCGATGTGGTCACGCTGTG GTCACCGCAGAACCCTCAACTATTGACGACTAAGCGGATAGTAGCTCTTGAAGGCGATCTC GTGCATCCACTACCCCCCTCTCCACCTACACCAGTCAGAATACCCCCAGGACATTGCTGGGTCGAAGGCGACTCGAAATACCAAACAAGAGATTCCAATACCTATGGTCCT ATTCCATTAGGTTTAGTAACAGCCAGAGTGTCGCACATTATTTGGCCATGGGCGAGAGCTGGGGAAGTACAATCCGGACAAGGAAAGTCGAAGGGAAGGGTAAAAAAGCTTGCAGACTCTTTCATCTAG